ACACTGAGGGCTTAACTGGAGTTCCATTATTTATATACTTTTGGTGTTCTGCACAGAAGTGACTTTATCCCTGGGACAAAGCAGTGCTTTCCTTCATGACTGTCAGTACCCAGCATAAACCATCCCTGCCCAAATGAAGGCCTGAGCCAAGAGAGACTTTATCTTGTGTGCAGATACacatttgacattttttccaACCCTGGTCAAGTCACTAATTAAAAGCCTAGGAAGTGAGCACACATTAAATCATTCCTTCCGCACAGGCAGACAGATGGAGAGAAATTCCAGCCTGTTTCCACTCTTTTGTCTTGGGGGCATTTTTGGAATTTCCTTCAGGAAGTGAGGTTATGACCCAGAGCTTTCCTCAGCGAGCAGGCTCTCATTTCCCACAGTAAACTTTGCACGGCGATGACATACAGTACAAGAAGGTGAGGTTTATCTTCACACTCCAACTGCATCCTGAACAAGCTCCATGGAACTTAAAAGTAATACCGAGAGGGAATGGCAGCAAGAGAGGAAATGGAAGTCAAGCCTTTGGAAGAAGTAATGCAGTACAGCAACTACACTGCTCTGGGTTGGTAGACCCAGCAGCGCTGCAGACGTCACATAGCTGAGGATGCCATTCTACATTTCATGCCCTTctttgatgttttaaaaattaaaaacctaatAATTAAACCTAAAAATTATATTAGTAATATAAGTTAATTAGTTCATGTACTCCAGGCAGTCATGGTAAAACTGCCaggcatctttttttccctttgtttgtTCTTCATTAGCTGTTGGGGGAAGGTTTGCTACTGTAGTGATTTCTTTAATGCCATTTCATCAATACAGCATGTGctgatgaaaaaatatattctagCACCTATTTTGTATTTTACGTGATCCTGTAATATCATTACACATATCATGTCCCCACAGAATGGGCTTAATCCTGGCACATACTGAAAGAAAGGAATTCTTTCACTGACTCCTGTCAACAAGAAACCAAACCTGGCATGAAACCGCCACAATAGTACAAAACCACTAGTGATCTGATAAcagaatctttaaaaaaatcagtttattaaTGTTTAGAAGTCAATAAAGCTATGtgcaaataaaacaataaaagtcagaaacattttaaatactatttttttaaaaccagaaaaaaaccccaactgttTAATTGCACTGGAAAATTTACTACAAAGGCaataaattttctttacaaaatacCACTTCTAGAAATTGCCAATTATTGTAAATCAGTAAATTGCTCTCAGCTGTCCCAAATATACCATTTTTGTTATAGTAATGCTGTAGGTGCACGAAAACTCCTGCATCTTATTAACTTATTTACATTGTACACATTCAACCCCATTAGCACAGGTTAGAAAAATAGAGGAGTAAAAATGATGCTGTAAAACAAATACATTCACTTTAATGACAGGTACTTCTTCCATGAACTGACAAAATACAGACATCTTTGATGAaattataaacattaataaaatgtgCCAAAATATATTGCATTTTGTTATGGAAGTGCATTTATCTACAGTCATTTCgcttcagctttcattttatttttctgaaactcaTGGTACTCTTCAGATTTTCCAACCAATCTTCATCTTTGCAATGACTATGAACCTGACACTTAAATGCCTCTTCAGTTTTTAACTCTTCTTACTTAGGCAAAAATTCTGCTGTTGTCAATAGTATCTTATACTATTAATTTACTTTCAGTAATCTTAAAGAGAAATGACCTTTAATTTTACCTTGCATTTGTCATAATAACGCAGTATATTTAATACTATAGAATAAAAAGGCATTCAACATATGGGGCaaaatgctgctctgagctACTCCATTAAATCTAATGCAATCAATGGAATTGTACAGGTGAAAGTAACTGCAGAGTCTGGCTCATAGTCTTCAAATGTAATATGGACCAACAGCAAAAATTCACAGCTATGATCTTGCTAAATAAAACCCTGACAGCTTTGGACTCCGCAAATAAAACCTGACTTAACTAAGAACTCCAGAAAGTGATGCCAAATTATGGTTCTATGTGGTCTAAGTTACACTTGTGTAATATATGCTAAACAAACACTACTGACCAGCTACACCAGCGCCACCACTAACTCCGTACAAAAAGATCTTTGTGTCAGTGGTTTGCTGCAAGGAGAAATAATTTCACATTCTTCtcacaggggggaaaaaaaacagattcattctccctttccctcttccccccctctctttctctcacaCACACCAGGCATCATTTCACCAAGGCATCAGTCTTTCAGAGTTACTAAGGAGATTTCAGGATTTGAATGCGCCTGACAATCCTGAGCTGCCTCAGTGCAAAGACAAAACATGCTCCAGGGAAAAAGATTTTCAAGCCAGAACAGTCTGTCCCATTTCTTGAACTCCAGCCTCACAAGTGAACCGTTTGCCTCACTAGAACTAATGCTACTTGCTCACTTAGCCCAACTCTGCCACCATGAGCAGGAGGCATCTCAGCTCCCCGATTTCAGAGGAAGGCTCAGAAATACACCCCCATGTTTATTTCTAGGAAGATGAGGTAACATTGCCTGAAGACATGATGGTTTCAGGATGGTCGCCGTCTTCTTTCTGTGGGTGGGAGGAGTTGTCAGATTTACTTCGGCTGAACTCCATCCCCCCGATGATCGGCCTCTTGAATTTGGTCCCAGAATCTGCTGGGGGAcatttgcagcagcacagaatcTTGATGAAAGCCCTCCGCATCTCTTTGTTTGTCAAGGTGTAGATGATAGGGTTGGTGGCTGAATTAAGCACAGCCAGTACTaagaaatattctgctttatAGAGGATTGGGCAGCTCTTTACTTTACACCCCACATCCAGTAAAAGCAGGATGAACAAGGGAGCCCAGCAGGCAATGAAGGCACTCAGGACTATGATCACTGTCTTGAGCAAGGCTAGAGACTTTTCTGAGCTCCTAGTAGCTTTGGTAATGTTTTTCCGAAATGTCAGCCTGCGGCTTCTAGTCCTCACCATGGAGTAGATCCTGCAATAGAGGACAACAATAGATAGCAAAAGGCCAGTGAAAACAGTGGTGCAAAAGAGAATATAGTGCTTGTGGTAGAGAGGCAACACAGTGGAACAGTTGGACAAGAGGCTGATGCAGTTCCAGCCCATAATTGGGAGTCCTCCAAGTATCACGGAGATAACCCAGCAAGCACTGATCAGCAAGAAGGAGCGGAAGCTGTTGCTGCCATTGTGAAGCTTCATCTTCAACATGGTGATGTATCTCTCGATGGCAATGGCCAACAGGCTGAACACAGAAGCTGACAGGGCAACAAACATGCTACCTTCTCTTACAAACCATTGGGAAGGGGTAAGGCTGTAGGTTTTGTGTCCAGATAGCAGGAGGTTGGCAGTATAAGCCACACCAGCCAGCAAGTCTGAAAGAGCCAAGTTCCCAATGAAATAGTACATGGGTCTGTGAAACTTCTTGGTTTTCCAGATGGTGAGCAAGACAAAAATGTTCTCTAAGATTATAAAGCAGCAAATGATGATAAAAACCACTGATGTCACTTTTATTCCACTGTCTGCATTCTCATTTAGCTTTCCTGTGTAATTATAATGCTCCTTGATGACATAGTTGACATCAGTGTTGGCAAGGTTGCTGACGATCTTCAGTGGGGCAGTAGTGCTGGAGCTCATGGTGCCGGGCTGGGTACTGCTTCCCCAGCGGCCACCAGACGGTGACACCGAGCGTAAACCCGGTGGCTGCCGCGCAGCTCCTTGGCCCCACAGCCGGCTGGCACTGCTGCACAGCCTCAGAAACCACAGCCCTGAGAACAAGAGGCACAAAGCCTAGAGTTAAAAGAAGGAAGGCAAACAATGTAACAAATTATAAAGGGTTTCAAATAATCCACTATTTTAATTGTACGTCAGAGTCAGAAATGTGACACACAGGAATCAGTTTCGTTCAGCTGCCTTTACACATCTAAAAGATGGTTAGGAGAATTCAACAGGTGAAGCTAGGAGGACAAAAAAAGTTCTGTCATGCAGAGCTGAACAGGTAAATTGTAGTCAGCAAGGACTGCATGACTGGACTTCTTCCAGTGCAAAATATCTCATAGCTCCCCAGCAGTAAGTTCTAGTGTATCTTTCTCTCCAAGTAAACACACCTTGTAATACAACAGCAGAGATTTAGGAAGGGAGAGGGCTTGATTTAACTGCAAATTCACAAATGCCTGCACAGAAATTACTTGACAGGAGATCCATATTCTCCTCTGTTAATAAAGTCTGTGTATGTTTTGGATGTTGGCAGTTATGCACTTCACTGATACCATGGTCAATTCTCTGATGCACACACAAGCAAGAGATCATCTTAAAGCTGTAAAAAGGAAAGGGGTACTCTTGCTAATTAGAAGTAAAAACACACTTTACAAAACCAGAGCCGTAAAAAGTTTAGGACATCAAAAAAGAATACGTAAATAAGTTACATAGCAAGGCCATCCCGTGGGTCTGAAAAgaatagtaaaaaaaaccccaaaaaccaaccaaccaaaaaaaccagccaaaacAACCTTGTCTTTCAATAACTAGCACtgtaagtttttaaaataggcATGATTAAGGAATACAGATATAGAGGAAACTCCCTTTACATGCATTTTCTAGTGGacatttaaagagaaataaggaCGTAAAATCACTTAAGGAAAGAACAGGCAGAGTTGTTAAATTACAGCCTAAGTGGTGCAAAGCAGGAGGTGCGAGGCCATGGAGCACGGCTCCCCGCTCTGCAGTCTGCACCGCTCCCGTCCGCCCCCAGGCTCAATCCCACACCTCCGGGTCCGCACCGCCCGTCACACACAGCTCCCCGGCTCCATCCCACACCGCCTCCGCCAGAGCGGCACCAAACCGGGCACAGCGGCTCTCGGACAGCCCCCTCGCCTCTTTTGTTTGAGGAGCTCCCAGGCGGGCGCGCCGAGACAAGAGCCGAGGCGCTAGTACTCCGGCAGAGGCAGCCCCGCGGTGCGCGGCCGCGGCACCCCTAGCCTTACCTCGCTTAGGCGCGGCGCATCAGTCCTGCGCATCTTGCATGCTCGCGGAGCAACTCCAGCAGCGCGCCCAGACACTCGGTGGTTTTAGTGTTTCTGCAGCTACTGCTCTCCACCCCGTTTCGGATTATTCCCTTCTAACTCCTCCCTGCTTGCGGCCACGGGGCGGCTCCTGTATGGGACCTGCAcgcccagcccagcccggcaGCTCGCAGCGCCCCGCCGGCGGACAGGAAATCCTGCccgccccgtcccgtcccgtccctccgctgccctgccctgccctggcctGCCCGCCCCGTGGAAACAGAGGCCGGCGCTGCTGTGCCGGGGCCTTTACAGACCCACCGGCCTAGGGAAGGAAGGGGACGAAGCGGAAAGCCCAGGAAGGCACTTTGGGGGGAGTCCCTCTGGGGGATCCTCCGGTCCTTTCCAGGCGAGGGGAGGCGAACAGAGGGACGCCTCGGCCGggctccagctgcctctgccctggACACCTGCGCCTCCGTTTTCCTCGCGGGAAACCGGAGTCTCTCCCCGGGAAGATGGCGGGGCCCAGCCATCTCCGAGCATGGCCCCTCCGCCTCggggggtgctggtgggcatCTCCGCTCAACCTGTCCTCTCTGGCTAGGCACAACAGGGATAAGTCCAAAAGGAGCATCCCGTGTGCCATCTCAGTACTCGTTCTTGGGGGACATTATAAACAATTCTATGGAAATAACCGAAAAGaaactcttcctttttcccactTTACCAAGCTGGGGCCGTGCAGAGGTGTGGTTTTGTCATGGCAGGCCCAGTGGCTGCAGGAGCATTCCTGCAGGGTGCCACCCACACTTGTGGCCGGTAACCTCCCTCCAGTGCCGTGGGGAACTCACCAGCGGCTCCTCCAGAGCATGCGCCAGGCCATGGGGCAAGACTGGGGATGGCCAGCACACGGGAAGGTAGGAGTCTGTACTGGTACACTGGGACTAACTTTTTGCCACTGCGGAACCATCAGCATgtgttattgttgttgttcccacatgaaaaaaacatctttgaaCTTTTTAGATGATGTTGTCAGATACctacatatttgaaaatatattaagaaatctttaaataaattttttaaacaaaattcgCTATAACAACTACTTACAGTGGTAACAGCGCTGTTACATAGGAACTAAAAAGTGACTTTGGGCTTTTTAAATCCTTCTCTCTTcaaacttattaaaaaaataccacctCCATGTATGTGAAATCCTAAATCCAGTGCTAACCTACTTTTGTGCTTACTGCagaaattttcctcttccttccttgcGCTGTTCTCTTTAATTCCACTTTAGATTGAAATGCAAAAGAATATCACAATAGATCGAACCTCCGTATATTAGATGTTTTAGTTCCTACCATGATAACACTCAATTAGCAATAGCAGTTTTTATGGGTAAGCAGCTTTACTCTAGAAGATGGTAAGAGTAACTCTACCCCCAGGAAGAGAGCCCTTCTCTTATTTATGCTAATAGCCATGCTTCAATTGATCCACGCCTCTCCCAGAATGACTCAGATAAATTACACTGGCAAACAGACATTTACTCTTCCACCACAAAGCTAGAAACTTGAAAAGATGTTTAGCCTCCTGAGaggctggaggaaaataaagtcGTTAAGTTACAACTGTCAGAAAAGGCATGCAAGATAAATCATGCTTGAGGTTGACATATGCATCCCCTGCGATTGCCTGACATACCCTAGATATTCAagcttttcccccccttttagCCAGTTGCTagaaaatactaaataaaagtCCATTCATTAGGCATTTTCCTCTAGGAAATAATTCTTACATAATTTTAAGCAAGAGGAACATATTAAAGGAACATGCCTTAATTAATGGATAGAATGACTCAGGGTTTCAATAGTCAGATGTACAAGTTTTCATGTAGGTTACTGGTCAACCAGCTGAGAAGGCTTCAACTCAAGAGATGTGACAGCCAATACATTACTTGTCAGAGGCTGTGTAAAATATGTGGGCAATTTCAGCTCCACTCCAAACAACTGGGTATTTGTATCACAAAAAGCATCATTAAAATTAGATGACCACATGCATTCATAGCCCTCTTGACATCTCAGCAGAGTGGAAACTGAAATATAGCTTCATTCTTCTCAGGCAAATCGAGCCAGATCAGCTGGATTTGCATTGAAGGCTGTCTGAAACCTCAGAGACGTGAGGTTATTGTGGCTGAGTGCCCAGGTTGTAGCCTGCCTCCAAGGGCTGAAACACTAACAAGTAAATTCAGGTTGGTCCAGGCAACTCTACCAAAAATGAGCTGGTAAATTTATAATGAAGTGATTTACACCAGGGTTTTATACTATATTCTCACCAAGAAGTCTTTTCTCAGCACCTCCTCAACTGCCTGGTCCAGTGTTAAGGAAATTTGTAGTTCTATGAAATACACTACAGAATCCCAGGGTATACATAGCttttacatatacatatacatagaACTTTTCTCTGGAATTGCCTACAGCCAGAataaggagaaaggagaaagtgtTATGCATGAACTATTTTCATAAATAACCAGAATGCAGGTCCCAGTTGAATGGAAGGGTTGTGCATCAAACTGGCACATAGGAACTGCTTGACCTCGATAAACTggttaaaaaatgtttcttcaacACATCTGCAAGCATAAAGAGTGTTCACAGGGACCCTGAATATATTTATGCTCTCAGATAGGTACATTTTTTGGATAAGCAGAAACTCATGCATGGCAACAAAAATActagtaataaaaaaatgacTGCCTGTGACAACCAAAGTTCTTGTGGAACTTCCTACCAAAACTTAGCGTGGTAGGGATTTCCCAAACCTGGCTGGTCACAGGGCAATTTCCTTGCAGTAAAATGCTTTGATCTTGTCAGAAATCATGTTGCAAGCTGGGTTACTCCCAAAGCCTGCACAGTAATGGATCGTTGGCCTTTGACACCACCAGAAGACCATACTTAACTGCTAGCACTGCTGTACAATTCATGATCACATCAGCAGTGTCTGAACATTATCTGTCttgaaaagatacagaaaatcCCTGCAGAAAAGATTAGCAAAGGATTTTTTGCCACCTCTttattcttctgctccttcAAAAATCTTTACTATTCAAGCAAAAAGTACTTCTATCATTCTGACACAACTCAGGCCACAAACCAGAGCCATTCCTCCCTGATGTTCTAGGTCAAGACAAGAGATCCTTGAAACAGTACCAACAGAACAGTTTGGTTCACCAGGAGTGACCCTGCAGAATCCCCCAAAAATCTGACAaccaaatgaaatttaaaaaacagagtaaaaagTCAGATTCAGATTTCTGCTGTAATCCTGGAACAAATACTCTATATTTTGAAGACTGTCTTCAAGATTTACATGCATTGTAGCATGCTCTTATCTGTGCCTTTAAGTAACTAATACTTCTCAAAATCTGtaagtaaaaaaccccaaaactaatTTGTTCAAGTGGATGAAAATGACAccttaaatgaaataaatgcaggCAGAAGAACCTTAATTACAGTATTGTGAGATAGCTCATCTCAAACTGGGATATACCATAAAGTcccaagaaagcagagaaaatgctgaaagtAAGCACTTTTGTATCTGTAAGAATGCAACAAAGAAAGggtaaacaaaaatattttattaatttgtgaACATAACACTAGACATACGGTAATCTGAGTACCTGACAacaaatttatattttgttcagtttaaaattaattaatgtttcaGTTGCCTCACTTATGAAGTATAGATCAATCTGGTTTAAAATTATCCTTTCCATAGTGAATGAGATGAATCAATTTTCTGTTGGTATTCATAGTGTTCAAAAATTCCATATATCCTTCCCTTAGATTAAAACCAAGCACCTgatttggagaagaaaaaaaaaggaaaagtcatGAGAACATTGTAAAGACAAAAGCACACATACTTGTCCAGCACTAGTATTCTATAATTCACATGATCAGTTTCTATTTTAAGTTATTGATAAGTAATATATAATTAGATGTCCTTTTTGTTTAAACAAATATTGTAAAAAGTTTGCTATATTAACTTTTGAGAGATTTTGTACTTTTTTAGTACAGATACTTAGATCAGTAAACTGAACATAACATTAGGAAAAGCTCATGTCCCAGTGAATTAAAGAATTAAAGTAGTTGAGAAAGTGACACGCAGTAGTTTTACTGGATATCAGTGCATACAAAACTGTAACACACTTTAAGACGTAATCATGatagatgtttcttttttttttcatatgttaaAATATACAAATTATACAGTAGCAAAATGGTACAATGCAGAATCAGAAATCTTTCTTAAGGTTCATTTTTTATTCCAGTGATAGAGATCAGTCAACTCAACTCCTACTGTGTGTTTTCTGCTCAGGTAAACTAAAGACATTAATGGACATGACAAATGAACTTGACATGCTattctgaagaaacagaagtcttaaaaggaaaatctactATTGATTACAGATATTATTTATCTGTAACACTTGGGAGGGGAAGTAGTAAAATaatcatttaggaaaaaaactaaaacaaactCACCTATGACAGCTTTTCAGATTAATCaaaggtatttttatatatatacccAAAGCAAGTGATTTACTGTAAATTTGCCTTGGCAACATTATGCTTATGGATATTCAATGGGATGAATATGGGTCATTAAGaatcattaggaaaaaattaattcatagacaaaaggaaaacaaaacaaaacaaccccaaaatcTCTGCTCTCCTTGCTACCAGGAAACTGTGAAAGTAACTGTACAATCCACCCCCTCCAAGTTTCACGTCTGATTCATGAATTTAGCACTAGTTCATTACATTGAAATTTTGAAGTCTCATCAAGAAAGTCCTAGAAATTGATTTTGCTGGAGAAAATAATTGATCAGTCATTAATAAGATGATAATACTGCCAGTGTACTCTTGAATTTCCTATCAGTAGTTCAGCTACAGAAGAGTTCTTAAAGGGAACTGGTTAGCAAAGTCACTATTTAATATTCCCCTTAGGCAAAGTGAGTGAGATTGGTACAATGGATCTGTGCAAAGTTGTTTACAGAAGCAATTCCAGGCCAGTCCTACAATGTTTGCATAGTGATATGTGTTTTATCACTGTGAAGTAGTGTCAGTGTCACTAGTGTCACTGATTTAAATTCAATTCAggctttcccccccccccaattcCACAGTGGTATGTTTTGGAGATAACTCTCATACTCTGGTGacttataaattattattattacagaaTGTTCTGACAGTTGTAATTAGTACTACATGATGCTCCAGATGCATAAGCAGCTTTTCCTAAAGACAAACAGTAAGGCTGcataatttatattataaatGTAACAGTGGCTGACTACAAGGCAGTGCAAATaatcaatgttttctttcagaagtgcGGACACTTTAATGGAGGCTGCTAAAAGTGTCAAAAGATTAATACTCCCAGGACAACATGAAAAATTGCCAGAAGGTTGGCTTATCTGTTATTTTACCCAATGCACTATAGTCAGAAATAAGCTCCAGTGCTTTGAAAGGGGTGTGGCAAAGTGGAAAGAGTTAACTACTTGCATTCAATTAGTGTCAGCAAGAGCTACTCTGCCTTTGTACCCACTTTCAAAAACACAGGGTTAGCATAAGCTTTCCTGTCAGAGCACTTCAGCACTGctgttttagaaagaaaatcagctgGTGTTAACTACAGTGCAAAAAGAAGGGTGAATGCTATGTAGTCTGTTTGGCTTAGtggatttatatatatatgtatttaatacAATTTATCACACACGCTAGTCCAAAAAATGTCTTGAAGACTATGTTGGGAAAATGATGCAACAGAAACACTTCTGCAGccttatcagaagaaaaaattccGAATCCCATTTTTCCCATTAATTTCCAATTAAATGTTCTTAGGTGCCTTTACCTCCAGAAGTATAAAAGATGAGATTCAGAAATAGGCAAGATAAAGCAGAGAGGGATCCACAGTCAGATAGGAAGCTACTTGGCTGCACAGAAAATGGCCTCACCCCTTCCActgactttgtatttttttcttttcctttcttgtttcaAGAGAGTTCCTTTCCCCTAAGAGTCACAGGGCTCCTGCAAAGGCTGCTTATTGCACTTGGCTAGGTAACATGGATAAAGAgtatcttattttaaataatggtTAGTCTCCTCTAAGAAAGAGTGGCCCATTCAGTCACTCCCATTCATAACCTAcagaatacagaagaaaaaatgcctTCAATTTTCAGGTGTATTCCCTATTCCTGTGGAACTGGAACTCCGCTGTGGAGCCTGTTCCACTTCTCAACTGCTcgctgggtgaaaaaccttttcctaatatctaacctaaacctcccctgattcagcttcctaccatttttCTGAGTCCTGcctttggtcacaggagtgaagaaatcagtaccagccccatctcttcccctcatgagGAAGCTGTAGACTGCAGTGAG
The sequence above is drawn from the Calypte anna isolate BGI_N300 chromosome 8, bCalAnn1_v1.p, whole genome shotgun sequence genome and encodes:
- the S1PR1 gene encoding sphingosine 1-phosphate receptor 1 isoform X1 — its product is MRRTDAPRLSEALCLLFSGLWFLRLCSSASRLWGQGAARQPPGLRSVSPSGGRWGSSTQPGTMSSSTTAPLKIVSNLANTDVNYVIKEHYNYTGKLNENADSGIKVTSVVFIIICCFIILENIFVLLTIWKTKKFHRPMYYFIGNLALSDLLAGVAYTANLLLSGHKTYSLTPSQWFVREGSMFVALSASVFSLLAIAIERYITMLKMKLHNGSNSFRSFLLISACWVISVILGGLPIMGWNCISLLSNCSTVLPLYHKHYILFCTTVFTGLLLSIVVLYCRIYSMVRTRSRRLTFRKNITKATRSSEKSLALLKTVIIVLSAFIACWAPLFILLLLDVGCKVKSCPILYKAEYFLVLAVLNSATNPIIYTLTNKEMRRAFIKILCCCKCPPADSGTKFKRPIIGGMEFSRSKSDNSSHPQKEDGDHPETIMSSGNVTSSS
- the S1PR1 gene encoding sphingosine 1-phosphate receptor 1 isoform X2 is translated as MSSSTTAPLKIVSNLANTDVNYVIKEHYNYTGKLNENADSGIKVTSVVFIIICCFIILENIFVLLTIWKTKKFHRPMYYFIGNLALSDLLAGVAYTANLLLSGHKTYSLTPSQWFVREGSMFVALSASVFSLLAIAIERYITMLKMKLHNGSNSFRSFLLISACWVISVILGGLPIMGWNCISLLSNCSTVLPLYHKHYILFCTTVFTGLLLSIVVLYCRIYSMVRTRSRRLTFRKNITKATRSSEKSLALLKTVIIVLSAFIACWAPLFILLLLDVGCKVKSCPILYKAEYFLVLAVLNSATNPIIYTLTNKEMRRAFIKILCCCKCPPADSGTKFKRPIIGGMEFSRSKSDNSSHPQKEDGDHPETIMSSGNVTSSS